The following are from one region of the Mauremys reevesii isolate NIE-2019 linkage group 2, ASM1616193v1, whole genome shotgun sequence genome:
- the MAK gene encoding serine/threonine-protein kinase MAK isoform X3 yields MNRYTTMKQLGDGTYGSVLMGKSNESGELVAIKRMKRKFYSWDECMNLREVKSLKKLNHANVIKLKEVIRENDHLYFVFEYMKENLYQLMKDRNKLFPESVIRNIMYQILQGLAFIHKHGFFHRDMKPENLLCMGPELVKIADFGLARELRSQPPYTDYVSTRWYRAPEVLLRSSVYSSPIDIWAVGSIMAELYTLRPLFPGTSEVDEIFKICQVLGTPKKSDWPEGYQLASAMNFRFPQCIPMHLKTLIPNASNEAIQLMTDMLNWDPKKRPTASQALKYPYFQVGQVLGPPPQYLEQKQSVIKPGQPTEPKPNLPKLEPVSKLESVSKPESQSSPDALDETQPQLPSKINHQPLQQIQLPQNTTNQQLPQQQQPQPLLPAINKNSSPKQAITGPQNGAVGLKNCRRRWGQALLKTVDSWDDLEDTEFGISYSKKPSISQLKEKKTKEFLFSMPEPKALGCIQSGGESKALRRNDSGISNTSAKQYYLRQSRYLPGVNPKNVSLVAASKEGSQGIWNNSLFSKPLGPTGGGLSFNRTNAEENIIKPIEKLSCKERLNEKLEEPKGNLWQL; encoded by the exons ATGAACCGTTATACAACCATGAAACAACTTGGCGATGGCACCTATGGCAGTGTACTCATGGGAAAGAGCAATGAGTCAGGAGAGCTTGTGGCTATCAAAAG GATGAAAAGAAAGTTCTATTCTTGGGATGAATGTATGAATTTGAGAGAAGTCAAG TCTCTTAAGAAACTGAATCACGCCAATGTGATAAAACTGAAAGAAGTTATAAGAGAAAATGACCACCTTTACTTTGTGTTTGAGTATATGAAGGAAAATCTCTATCAGTTAATGAAGGACAG AAACAAGCTGTTCCCTGAGTCAGTCATCAGAAACATTATGTATCAAATATTACAGGGGCTAGCTTTTATCCATAAGCACG GTTTTTTCCATCGGGATATGAAGCCTGAAAACCTTCTCTGTATGGGTCCAGAGCTTGTGAAAATAGCTGATTTTGGATTGGCTAGAGAACTAAGATCTCAACCACCGTACACAGATTATGTTTCTACCAGATG GTACCGTGCTCCTGAAGTTTTGTTGAGATCTTCTGTTTATAGCTCTCCTATTGATATATGGGCTGTTGGTAGCATAATGGCTGAACTGTACACGCTGAGACCTCTTTTCCCAGGGACAAGCGAAGTAGATGAGATCTTCAAAATTTGCCAAGTATTAGGGACTCCAAAGAAG AGTGACTGGCCAGAAGGGTACCAGCTTGCGTCTGCCATGAATTTCCGCTTCCCACAATGTATCCCTATGCACCTCAAAACTCTCATTCCAAATGCCAGCAATGAGGCAATACAGCTTATGACTGATATGCTAAACTGGGATCCAAAGAAACGACCTACAGCAAGTCAG GCTTTGAAATACCCTTATTTTCAAGTTGGCCAAGTTTTAGGACCTCCTCCACAATATTTGGAACAGAAACAATCTGTTATTAAACCTGGTCAGCCAACAGAGCCAAAGCCAAATCTACCGAAATTAGAACCTGTATCAAAACTAGAATCTGTATCCAAGCCAGAATCTCAGTCTTCACCTGATGCACTTGACGAGACTCAGCCACAACTTCCGTCAAAGATTAATCACCAACCTCTCCAGCAAATCCAGCTGCCACAGAATACAACTAACCAACAACTACCCCAACAGCAGCAGCCGCAACCACTTCTTCCAGCCATCAATAAAAACTCATCACCA AAGCAAGCAATCACAGGCCCACAAAATGGTGCAGTTGGTCTTAAAAATTGCAGGAGACGATGGGGTCAGGCTCTGTTAAAGACTGTGGACAGTTGGGATGACTTGGAGGACACAGAATTTGGAATTTCGTATTCCAAGAAGCCCAGCATTTCACagttaaaggaaaagaaaacaaaagagttTCTGTTTAG CATGCCAGAGCCAAAGGCCTTGGGCTGTATCCAGTCAGGAGGGGAAAGCAAAGCTCTGAGGCGAAATGACTCTGGAATATCAAATACATCAGCAAAACAATACTACCTGAGACAATCAAGATATCTTCCTG GTGTAAACCCTAAGAATGTCTCCTTAGTAGCAGCTAGTAAAGAAGGCTCTCAAGGAATCTGGAACAATTCATTGTTTTCTAAACCACTAGGGCCTACTGGAGGAGGTCTGTCTTTTAACAGAACGAATGCAG
- the MAK gene encoding serine/threonine-protein kinase MAK isoform X4 produces the protein MNRYTTMKQLGDGTYGSVLMGKSNESGELVAIKRMKRKFYSWDECMNLREVKSLKKLNHANVIKLKEVIRENDHLYFVFEYMKENLYQLMKDRNKLFPESVIRNIMYQILQGLAFIHKHGFFHRDMKPENLLCMGPELVKIADFGLARELRSQPPYTDYVSTRWYRAPEVLLRSSVYSSPIDIWAVGSIMAELYTLRPLFPGTSEVDEIFKICQVLGTPKKSDWPEGYQLASAMNFRFPQCIPMHLKTLIPNASNEAIQLMTDMLNWDPKKRPTASQALKYPYFQVGQVLGPPPQYLEQKQSVIKPGQPTEPKPNLPKLEPVSKLESVSKPESQSSPDALDETQPQLPSKINHQPLQQIQLPQNTTNQQLPQQQQPQPLLPAINKNSSPKQAITGPQNGAVGLKNCRRRWGQALLKTVDSWDDLEDTEFGISYSKKPSISQLKEKKTKEFLFSMPEPKALGCIQSGGESKALRRNDSGISNTSAKQYYLRQSRYLPGVNPKNVSLVAASKEGSQGIWNNSLFSKPLGPTGGGLSFNRTNAEDLFNQQYSSS, from the exons ATGAACCGTTATACAACCATGAAACAACTTGGCGATGGCACCTATGGCAGTGTACTCATGGGAAAGAGCAATGAGTCAGGAGAGCTTGTGGCTATCAAAAG GATGAAAAGAAAGTTCTATTCTTGGGATGAATGTATGAATTTGAGAGAAGTCAAG TCTCTTAAGAAACTGAATCACGCCAATGTGATAAAACTGAAAGAAGTTATAAGAGAAAATGACCACCTTTACTTTGTGTTTGAGTATATGAAGGAAAATCTCTATCAGTTAATGAAGGACAG AAACAAGCTGTTCCCTGAGTCAGTCATCAGAAACATTATGTATCAAATATTACAGGGGCTAGCTTTTATCCATAAGCACG GTTTTTTCCATCGGGATATGAAGCCTGAAAACCTTCTCTGTATGGGTCCAGAGCTTGTGAAAATAGCTGATTTTGGATTGGCTAGAGAACTAAGATCTCAACCACCGTACACAGATTATGTTTCTACCAGATG GTACCGTGCTCCTGAAGTTTTGTTGAGATCTTCTGTTTATAGCTCTCCTATTGATATATGGGCTGTTGGTAGCATAATGGCTGAACTGTACACGCTGAGACCTCTTTTCCCAGGGACAAGCGAAGTAGATGAGATCTTCAAAATTTGCCAAGTATTAGGGACTCCAAAGAAG AGTGACTGGCCAGAAGGGTACCAGCTTGCGTCTGCCATGAATTTCCGCTTCCCACAATGTATCCCTATGCACCTCAAAACTCTCATTCCAAATGCCAGCAATGAGGCAATACAGCTTATGACTGATATGCTAAACTGGGATCCAAAGAAACGACCTACAGCAAGTCAG GCTTTGAAATACCCTTATTTTCAAGTTGGCCAAGTTTTAGGACCTCCTCCACAATATTTGGAACAGAAACAATCTGTTATTAAACCTGGTCAGCCAACAGAGCCAAAGCCAAATCTACCGAAATTAGAACCTGTATCAAAACTAGAATCTGTATCCAAGCCAGAATCTCAGTCTTCACCTGATGCACTTGACGAGACTCAGCCACAACTTCCGTCAAAGATTAATCACCAACCTCTCCAGCAAATCCAGCTGCCACAGAATACAACTAACCAACAACTACCCCAACAGCAGCAGCCGCAACCACTTCTTCCAGCCATCAATAAAAACTCATCACCA AAGCAAGCAATCACAGGCCCACAAAATGGTGCAGTTGGTCTTAAAAATTGCAGGAGACGATGGGGTCAGGCTCTGTTAAAGACTGTGGACAGTTGGGATGACTTGGAGGACACAGAATTTGGAATTTCGTATTCCAAGAAGCCCAGCATTTCACagttaaaggaaaagaaaacaaaagagttTCTGTTTAG CATGCCAGAGCCAAAGGCCTTGGGCTGTATCCAGTCAGGAGGGGAAAGCAAAGCTCTGAGGCGAAATGACTCTGGAATATCAAATACATCAGCAAAACAATACTACCTGAGACAATCAAGATATCTTCCTG GTGTAAACCCTAAGAATGTCTCCTTAGTAGCAGCTAGTAAAGAAGGCTCTCAAGGAATCTGGAACAATTCATTGTTTTCTAAACCACTAGGGCCTACTGGAGGAGGTCTGTCTTTTAACAGAACGAATGCAG